One Streptomyces sp. V4I8 genomic window carries:
- a CDS encoding C40 family peptidase, with protein MSGRLLRLTCTTAAATAAAIFAATSAPAPVMAAPAPAPDPRKQSERSDHSKRSARSTASLLTDLQRLYRKTEQATETYNATAEKLRKQRTEVARLDAALARARASLHDSRGAAGRLARQQYQNTTDISPYVRLLLARDPQHALDQGHVIGLLARERAEAVGRLTGTERKADELAHKARKALDAQLALAERQKKDRDTVKKRLKKVEELLASLTAAQLTALAEFERTDTAKAQRAFMASGALAKEDHKPSSEANRAIRYARKQLGKPYKWGAEGPKAYDCSGLTSEAWAHAGTPIPRTSQEQWARLDRIPLTKLRPGDLVIYFPDATHVALYVGKGKVIQAPRPGEKIKVSPIASNPVLGAVRPETRPDVRRKAKR; from the coding sequence GTGTCAGGAAGGCTTCTCCGTCTGACATGTACGACGGCGGCCGCGACGGCAGCGGCCATTTTCGCAGCCACTTCAGCGCCGGCACCCGTGATGGCGGCTCCCGCCCCGGCCCCCGACCCACGGAAGCAGTCCGAGCGCTCCGACCACTCCAAGCGGTCCGCCCGCTCCACGGCAAGCCTCCTGACGGACCTCCAGCGCCTCTACCGGAAGACCGAACAGGCCACGGAGACCTACAACGCCACCGCGGAGAAGCTCAGGAAACAGCGCACCGAGGTGGCCCGTCTGGACGCCGCCCTGGCCCGCGCCCGCGCCTCCCTGCACGACAGTCGAGGCGCGGCCGGCCGCCTGGCCCGCCAGCAGTACCAGAACACCACGGACATCTCCCCGTACGTACGCCTGCTCCTGGCCCGCGACCCCCAGCACGCCCTGGACCAGGGCCATGTCATCGGCCTGCTGGCACGCGAGCGCGCGGAAGCGGTCGGCCGGCTGACCGGCACGGAACGGAAGGCCGACGAGCTGGCCCACAAGGCCCGCAAGGCCCTCGACGCACAACTCGCCCTGGCCGAACGCCAGAAGAAGGACAGGGACACCGTGAAGAAGCGCCTCAAGAAGGTCGAAGAACTCCTGGCATCCCTGACCGCCGCCCAGCTCACGGCCCTCGCCGAATTCGAGAGGACCGACACCGCCAAGGCCCAGCGGGCCTTCATGGCATCCGGCGCCCTGGCCAAGGAGGACCACAAACCGTCCTCCGAGGCGAACCGAGCGATCCGCTACGCCAGAAAGCAGCTGGGAAAGCCGTACAAGTGGGGCGCGGAGGGCCCCAAGGCCTACGACTGCTCAGGCCTGACGTCCGAGGCCTGGGCCCACGCCGGCACCCCGATCCCCCGCACGAGCCAGGAGCAGTGGGCGAGGCTCGACCGCATCCCGCTGACCAAGCTGCGCCCGGGCGACCTGGTCATCTACTTCCCGGACGCCACGCACGTGGCCCTGTACGTCGGCAAGGGCAAGGTGATCCAGGCCCCGCGCCCCGGCGAGAAGATCAAGGTCTCGCCGATCGCGTCGAACCCGGTCCTGGGAGCCGTACGCCCGGAGACACGCCCGGACGTACGCCGGAAAGCGAAGCGCTAG